GGGCCGGTCTCCGGGATCCGCATGGCCGAGCTGATGGCCACCGGGCGGACCCCCGACCTCCTCCAGCCGTTTTCGATCACTCGCTTCTGGGAGGACCGTCTCGTCGGCGAGAAGGCGGCGGCGGCGGTCTCCCACTGATCAGTGCACGAGCGGCGACCCACTGTGAAACCTGAAGGAGAGAGTCCAATGACGGCGGACGAGATCCGATCGCGCGTCAAGAAAGACAAGGTCGACTACCTCCTGGCCCAGTACGTCGACATCCACGGGACGCCCCGCTGCAAGGGCGTGCCGGCCCGGGCGCTCGAGCTGTTCCTGGAGGGGTCGGCCGGCTTCGCGGGGGCGGCCGTGTCGGGGATGGGGCAGGGCCCGCACGATCATGACATGATCGCGGTCCCGGACCTCGCCTCCTACACCCCGGTGCCCTGGGAGACCGGGGTGGCGCGCCTGGCCTGCGACATCACCGTGGACGGGAAGCCCTGGGCCTACTGCCCTCGCACGGTGCTCCGCCGGGCGACCGAGGAGCTGCGGCGCGACGGATACGTCATGATGGTGGGAGCCGAGGCGGAGCACTTCCTGGTCCGGCGCCGGGAGGACGGCACCATCGTCCCGTTCGACCCCGACGGCGTCGATACCCTGGACAAGCCCTGCTACGACTTCAAGAGCCTGGCCGGCTCGATGGGCTACCTCCGGACGCTCGTCGGCTACCTGGACGAGCTGGGGTGGGAGCCGTACGCCTCGGACCACGAGGACGGGACGGCCCAGTACGAAATCAACTGGAAGTACACCGACGCCCTCACGACGGCCGACCGGGTCACCTTCTACAAGATGATGACGAGCCAGGTCGCCAAGCGCTTCGGCGCCATCGCCACTCACATGCCGAAGCCGTTCCCGCACCTGACCGGCTCCGGTACCCACTTTCACATCTCGCTCTGGGACACGGCGAGGCGGAAGAACCTCTTCCTCGATCCCAAGGACCCCCGCGGCCTCGGCCTGTCCAAGCTGGCCTACCAGTTCCTGGGCGGCGCCATCCATCATGCCCGAGCCCTGACCGCCGTGGTGGCCCCTACCGTGAACGACTACAAGCGGCTGTCGGTCGGCGAGTTCCTGACCGGCGTCACCTCGGGCTTCACCTGGACGCCGGCCTTCATCAGCTACGGCGACAACAACCGGACGCAGATGTTCCGGATTCCCGAGCCCGGCCGGTTCGAGTGCCGGCTGGTGTCGGGGTCGGTGAACCCCTATCTCGGCATGGCGGCCTTCATCGCGGCCGGCCTCGACGGCATCCGGCGGAAGCTCGACCCCGGCGAGCCCAATATCGGGAAGAACATGTACACGCTGACGCCCGACGAGGTGAAGCGCGGCAAGATCGGTCTCATCCCCCAGAGCCTGGCCGAGGCGATCGCCG
The sequence above is drawn from the Candidatus Methylomirabilota bacterium genome and encodes:
- the glnT gene encoding type III glutamate--ammonia ligase — protein: MTADEIRSRVKKDKVDYLLAQYVDIHGTPRCKGVPARALELFLEGSAGFAGAAVSGMGQGPHDHDMIAVPDLASYTPVPWETGVARLACDITVDGKPWAYCPRTVLRRATEELRRDGYVMMVGAEAEHFLVRRREDGTIVPFDPDGVDTLDKPCYDFKSLAGSMGYLRTLVGYLDELGWEPYASDHEDGTAQYEINWKYTDALTTADRVTFYKMMTSQVAKRFGAIATHMPKPFPHLTGSGTHFHISLWDTARRKNLFLDPKDPRGLGLSKLAYQFLGGAIHHARALTAVVAPTVNDYKRLSVGEFLTGVTSGFTWTPAFISYGDNNRTQMFRIPEPGRFECRLVSGSVNPYLGMAAFIAAGLDGIRRKLDPGEPNIGKNMYTLTPDEVKRGKIGLIPQSLAEAIAAFEEDPVIQGGLGPELAEEFLKVKRQEWVRYHNTVSRWELDRY